In Ruminococcaceae bacterium BL-4, one DNA window encodes the following:
- a CDS encoding Putative phage-type endonuclease (Evidence 3 : Putative function from multiple computational evidences) produces the protein MTHIDIKNHVIRLDKTPGRIKKVTGTRFAAILGLNHWTSPFEAWCDMTKTYKIPFEDTKYTLAGKVIEPKVIAYLDKTYHFGKGICKGPDDWFGKTKEELHYDHFPENKTFGGMWDCRTKNIVYELKTTKRVEDWYKNGKLDAPIYYKLQGALYAWLLGLDKFRMVLTVLEDSDYDHPEKFVPDITNTHVLSYSLKRDLPQFDDYIAACEQWLRDHIENPVSPAWDEFDTPDDKDIIKALTTAHAVPQDTPEGADPVQVLLKQIEPLQAKVDEIAETEAQLKELKDQLKPLLTAQMKDSDKKIILPGTWYDFTVSRSISSRLDAGALKKAGLYDQYTKKSEIIKLNVERKTI, from the coding sequence GTGACTCATATTGATATTAAAAATCATGTCATCCGACTTGACAAAACACCCGGACGCATTAAAAAAGTCACCGGCACACGCTTCGCCGCCATTCTCGGACTAAATCACTGGACAAGCCCCTTTGAAGCTTGGTGTGATATGACTAAAACCTATAAAATCCCGTTTGAGGATACCAAATACACATTAGCAGGAAAAGTCATTGAGCCTAAGGTGATTGCTTACCTCGACAAAACCTATCACTTTGGAAAAGGAATCTGCAAAGGTCCGGACGACTGGTTTGGTAAAACGAAAGAAGAATTACATTACGACCACTTCCCCGAAAATAAAACTTTTGGTGGTATGTGGGACTGCAGGACAAAAAATATTGTGTACGAGCTTAAAACCACCAAGCGTGTGGAAGATTGGTATAAAAATGGTAAGCTTGACGCACCGATTTATTACAAACTGCAAGGTGCTTTGTATGCTTGGCTTTTAGGACTTGATAAATTCCGCATGGTATTAACAGTACTGGAAGATTCCGACTATGATCACCCGGAAAAATTTGTGCCGGATATTACAAACACGCATGTACTTTCCTACAGTTTAAAGCGTGATCTTCCCCAATTTGATGATTACATAGCAGCCTGTGAACAATGGCTGCGGGATCACATTGAAAATCCGGTTTCCCCCGCATGGGACGAATTCGACACGCCGGATGACAAAGACATTATAAAAGCACTCACCACAGCTCACGCTGTACCGCAGGATACGCCGGAAGGTGCTGACCCGGTACAAGTATTACTTAAACAAATCGAGCCGCTACAGGCTAAAGTCGACGAAATAGCAGAAACGGAAGCTCAGCTGAAAGAACTCAAAGACCAACTAAAGCCGCTTTTAACGGCGCAGATGAAAGATTCTGATAAAAAAATCATTCTGCCGGGGACATGGTACGACTTTACCGTTTCCCGTTCGATTTCTTCCCGTCTCGACGCAGGGGCCCTTAAAAAAGCCGGCCTTTATGACCAGTACACCAAAAAGTCAGAAATCATTAAATTAAATGTTGAAAGGAAAACGATATAA
- a CDS encoding conserved protein of unknown function (Evidence 4 : Unknown function but conserved in other organisms), whose amino-acid sequence MKRKAAEGYSLIPEGNQILKIESIDEENYEKFGKLSILMKDAHGTSLKENFNFVNDDGTANDVADGIYTRLARAALDDQTADEFDTNDLIGKFIECEIVHREGSKGGTFANIKKIIGHADGFLKTKSDTPAPHKKSAAEILAEMKARREAADQK is encoded by the coding sequence ATGAAACGTAAAGCAGCAGAAGGATATTCTCTTATTCCGGAAGGCAACCAAATTTTAAAGATTGAGAGTATTGATGAAGAAAACTATGAAAAATTTGGTAAGCTCTCAATTTTGATGAAGGATGCTCATGGTACATCTTTAAAAGAAAATTTTAATTTTGTGAATGACGACGGTACGGCGAATGATGTAGCCGACGGCATTTATACCCGTCTCGCCCGCGCAGCACTCGATGATCAAACGGCTGATGAATTTGATACTAACGACTTGATTGGAAAATTCATAGAGTGTGAAATTGTACACCGAGAAGGAAGCAAGGGTGGAACGTTTGCCAACATCAAGAAAATTATCGGGCACGCCGATGGTTTCTTAAAAACGAAATCCGATACACCGGCGCCGCATAAAAAAAGCGCTGCTGAAATTCTTGCGGAAATGAAAGCACGGCGCGAAGCCGCTGACCAAAAATGA
- a CDS encoding Site-specific recombinase phage integrase family, with translation MASLKKRKDGRYRAEILIGRDKSGKKKYKNVYASSPQELKKKETIVRAELGKGIDIISQRDRFSLWAKDWLRGKCAAEITEGQKENYRHSVKMWEEWLKDYGIGDVRSDDIERRLVEMQEKGYAARTISFYRSTIYQIMRRATGRVISNNPVDQVEITAPGRKEEKRRALTDEEQQWIWDTPHRGQPIAIIMMLSGLRRGELAALTWQDVDLKNRTISVNKTIEYPPNEIPKLRHLTKTDAGIRTVDIPQMLANYMSKLPRDNLLIIHTTDGRVMTVQAWKWIWDSYMSALNRKYGTRTPADLERMKKPGRHKLDMTIPHITMHWLRHTFCTLLYLSGVDVVQAAAQMGHADVTTTLKIYTHLDAIHKRKSVDKLDDFLLKKRADRSGDRSIS, from the coding sequence ATGGCAAGTTTAAAAAAGCGAAAAGACGGACGATACCGGGCAGAAATACTAATAGGAAGAGATAAGAGCGGCAAAAAGAAATATAAAAATGTATATGCGTCTTCTCCCCAAGAATTGAAGAAAAAGGAAACGATCGTACGTGCAGAATTGGGAAAAGGAATCGATATTATTTCCCAGCGGGACAGATTTTCCCTTTGGGCTAAAGATTGGCTGCGCGGAAAATGTGCAGCGGAGATCACGGAAGGCCAAAAAGAAAATTACCGCCATTCTGTGAAGATGTGGGAAGAATGGCTAAAAGATTACGGAATCGGAGACGTAAGATCAGATGACATAGAACGCAGACTTGTTGAGATGCAGGAGAAGGGATATGCTGCCCGAACAATTAGCTTTTATCGTTCCACAATTTATCAGATTATGCGCAGGGCAACGGGCAGAGTAATTTCTAATAATCCGGTTGATCAGGTAGAAATAACTGCCCCCGGGCGAAAAGAAGAGAAAAGAAGGGCACTTACAGATGAAGAACAGCAGTGGATATGGGATACACCGCATAGAGGACAGCCGATTGCAATAATTATGATGCTGTCAGGACTCCGGCGCGGGGAATTGGCCGCTCTTACATGGCAAGACGTGGATTTAAAGAACCGAACAATCTCGGTCAATAAGACGATAGAATATCCCCCAAATGAAATTCCAAAACTTCGTCATCTTACAAAAACAGATGCTGGAATCCGTACAGTTGACATCCCTCAAATGCTCGCGAATTATATGTCTAAACTTCCGCGAGACAATCTTTTAATAATACACACTACTGATGGCCGAGTTATGACTGTGCAAGCGTGGAAATGGATCTGGGACAGTTATATGTCTGCCCTTAATCGTAAGTATGGCACGCGTACTCCTGCAGATTTGGAGCGTATGAAAAAACCAGGACGTCATAAATTAGATATGACTATTCCTCATATTACGATGCATTGGCTTAGGCACACTTTTTGTACGCTATTATATTTGTCGGGGGTGGATGTAGTACAAGCCGCTGCACAAATGGGGCACGCCGACGTAACAACTACCCTTAAAATATACACGCATTTAGATGCAATTCACAAAAGAAAATCGGTTGATAAACTAGATGATTTTTTACTAAAAAAGCGCGCGGACAGGTCAGGGGACAGGTCAATAAGTTGA
- a CDS encoding DNA binding domain excisionase family: MPKRYTCAEIAERYNIKLSTVWDWIRKKKLSAIRIGKEYRITDEDLAKFEESRKTA, translated from the coding sequence TTGCCAAAACGCTATACCTGCGCAGAAATTGCGGAGAGATACAATATAAAGCTCTCTACCGTATGGGATTGGATTCGCAAAAAAAAATTATCTGCTATAAGAATTGGAAAGGAGTATCGAATCACAGACGAAGACCTTGCAAAATTTGAAGAAAGCCGAAAAACGGCATAA
- the xre gene encoding HTH-type transcriptional regulator Xre: MYEIFERLLKEVGITAYKVSKDTGISQTTLSDWKRGRSIPKTEKLQTIANYFDVSLDYLLGKTTIKKTPTLTKKDERDISKKMQETLAQLEEQQSGLMFDGEPLDDETKELLAISLKNSLELAKKIAKQKYTPKKYRKKSE; the protein is encoded by the coding sequence ATGTATGAGATTTTTGAACGACTATTAAAAGAAGTTGGAATTACTGCTTATAAAGTTTCAAAAGATACTGGAATCTCACAAACCACTTTGAGTGATTGGAAGCGAGGACGCAGTATACCAAAAACTGAAAAACTTCAAACTATAGCTAATTACTTTGATGTCTCCCTTGATTATCTCCTCGGCAAAACAACTATTAAAAAAACGCCCACCCTTACAAAGAAGGATGAGCGTGATATATCAAAAAAAATGCAGGAGACCCTTGCTCAATTGGAGGAGCAGCAGTCAGGACTGATGTTTGATGGGGAACCGCTTGACGATGAAACGAAAGAATTACTTGCCATCAGTCTCAAAAACAGTCTTGAACTTGCAAAGAAAATAGCAAAACAAAAGTATACTCCAAAAAAGTATCGTAAAAAGTCGGAGTGA
- a CDS encoding protein of unknown function (Evidence 5 : Unknown function) produces MSTKINIKSIPQYQLDRLSGSLVDVVRKYFEDPEVQKEFEEWKRNRQKSSTNQSA; encoded by the coding sequence ATGAGCACAAAAATCAACATAAAAAGCATACCACAGTATCAACTAGATAGGCTTTCAGGGTCACTGGTGGATGTGGTACGCAAATACTTTGAAGACCCAGAAGTGCAGAAAGAATTTGAAGAATGGAAGCGTAATCGTCAAAAAAGCAGCACCAATCAGTCTGCTTGA
- a CDS encoding protein of unknown function (Evidence 5 : Unknown function): MTGKEARETETAALIMSVTALTIAAYQIGVQVSNWKYQKLMSSLAEQLRKDQNDFFIRMWELVSNSDTPFSDNWKWKGITVPKASTIKAEKIKETRKYVASLHHKV, encoded by the coding sequence TTGACTGGAAAGGAGGCGAGAGAAACGGAAACCGCTGCACTTATTATGTCAGTAACAGCACTGACTATCGCTGCCTATCAAATTGGTGTACAAGTTAGCAATTGGAAATATCAAAAATTGATGTCTTCACTCGCAGAACAATTAAGAAAAGATCAAAACGATTTTTTCATTAGGATGTGGGAACTTGTTTCCAACTCTGATACTCCTTTTTCAGATAATTGGAAATGGAAAGGAATAACTGTGCCAAAAGCAAGCACCATCAAGGCAGAAAAAATAAAGGAGACAAGAAAATATGTTGCATCACTACATCACAAAGTATGA
- a CDS encoding protein of unknown function (Evidence 5 : Unknown function), with translation MIKCPKCQELNPDGAKQCCKCGANLEDGSQSVSEQAQQTAAPETYLAPNLVSEKEKKFKGKGFKIAVIALLSANILVSFSALGASSTRPAQTYKEHVAEQRNFRKERTSIGKSISVSNTKIQSNTYGSSKLVFTVSNTSSNTLENISVSFDFKNGTNFVGSQSAFINKLEAGQSVSESVYTPDSRFSVYEQNPIEADYFGD, from the coding sequence ATGATTAAGTGTCCTAAGTGCCAAGAATTAAATCCGGATGGAGCAAAGCAGTGTTGCAAGTGCGGTGCCAATCTTGAAGATGGTAGTCAAAGTGTTTCTGAGCAGGCACAACAAACGGCCGCACCAGAAACCTATTTAGCACCAAATTTGGTGTCTGAAAAAGAAAAAAAGTTCAAAGGAAAAGGCTTTAAAATTGCAGTTATTGCTTTACTGAGTGCAAACATTTTGGTATCATTTTCTGCACTAGGGGCTTCATCCACTCGCCCAGCACAGACGTATAAAGAGCATGTGGCAGAACAGCGTAATTTTAGAAAAGAGCGAACGTCTATTGGAAAATCAATATCAGTTTCCAATACTAAAATACAGTCTAATACATACGGATCAAGTAAACTGGTTTTTACTGTATCTAATACATCGTCAAACACTCTAGAAAATATCAGCGTATCATTTGATTTTAAAAATGGAACTAATTTTGTGGGATCACAATCGGCGTTTATTAATAAATTAGAGGCTGGACAAAGTGTTTCCGAATCGGTTTATACCCCAGATTCAAGGTTTTCAGTTTATGAGCAAAATCCAATAGAAGCAGATTACTTTGGAGATTAA
- a CDS encoding HTH_17 domain-containing protein yields the protein MSRGPWKKTSPVQDAAPEILTTVEVANLLRITPEGVCNMAKRRELPAAKLGKVWRYRRSDIMGYLDKKIIEGEST from the coding sequence GTGTCAAGAGGTCCTTGGAAGAAGACTTCCCCCGTCCAAGACGCAGCTCCCGAAATTCTAACTACCGTGGAAGTTGCAAACCTGCTACGCATCACACCGGAAGGCGTTTGCAATATGGCTAAGCGCCGGGAACTTCCAGCTGCAAAGCTTGGGAAGGTCTGGCGATACAGACGATCCGACATTATGGGTTATCTGGACAAAAAAATCATAGAAGGAGAATCAACATGA
- a CDS encoding ImmA/IrrE family metallo-endopeptidase, producing MRVEKIVDSLCTKYQSRDPFEIANNEGTLVLYENLGGVKGYYNKVFRQKIIHLNLNLGEKGLYRTCAHELGHSVLHPESNTPFLKGNTLFPIGKYEREADCFAVDLLYSDEDIKEFLQYPASKIAECLGLPIQLVEYRISVIK from the coding sequence ATGCGCGTTGAAAAGATTGTAGATTCTCTTTGCACAAAATATCAAAGTAGAGATCCGTTTGAAATTGCTAACAATGAAGGTACACTTGTACTGTATGAAAATTTGGGCGGTGTAAAGGGTTATTATAATAAAGTCTTTCGCCAGAAAATAATACACCTTAATTTGAATCTCGGTGAAAAAGGACTTTATAGAACATGCGCACATGAACTAGGGCATAGCGTTTTACACCCAGAATCAAATACACCGTTTTTAAAAGGAAACACTCTTTTCCCAATCGGTAAGTATGAGAGAGAAGCTGACTGTTTTGCAGTCGATCTTTTGTATTCGGATGAGGATATAAAAGAATTTTTGCAATATCCAGCGTCAAAGATCGCCGAATGCTTAGGATTGCCGATACAATTAGTTGAATATCGAATTAGTGTAATAAAGTAA
- a CDS encoding conserved protein of unknown function (Evidence 4 : Unknown function but conserved in other organisms) — translation MNIWFYDIEVFAHDWIAVFKCKNDDHHEIIHNDPFRVAQLLDIKKPLLCGYNNKHYDQWILRAIYHNAEPENVKALNDFIIKEGRNDPWNFPGLDSHLSHPCKQFDLMDDLGGVFLRLKEAEGNLGMDIEETEVDFDLNRALTQQELELTIKYCCHDVDATERLFEKRKKYLESKVVVGGMKNIPPEDALNLTNAKLTALYLCGQNARPQPCEDEFEYEFPENLLIDKYPEVVEFFAEIDPTYQRTLNISIAGTPHIIAWGGIHGAIEHYSEESTDQRKIMHIDVTSYYPSLMIVNHLLSRAAQDPEEYKNVYDQRVAAKKAGDKSTANALKLILNTTYGAMKNKYNPLYDPHQANAVCISGQLYLVDLIEKLENIPSFKLIQSNTDGLIVSCNVDYIPKITHQVKRWEDRTGFSMGIDVIKKIVQKDVNNYVLLGAHDEIEVKGGYVSDYEGGSFKHKSLVIVAKAVVENLLHSVPPLQTINDCTNPEDFQIIAKAGSTYDKVIWKRSGKDVTVQNVNRIYASTDKKDGTLYKIKLEKEGQKARSDKIANLPDHCYIDNTGTTSLEMIDKNFYVDFAQKRINDYLGIKPEKKERKKRMTKKAAETTMPEKDVSETIPITLPKKEEVIISGLGAKLMKLREVMNSFSWEKDGINRHQSYTYFSEKLYKSNFKKALDAANLDFKATMLDYQFIPAISDKMNMIIARFQFEIIDRETGEKESYIAGGSGSDTLDKGLYKAYTGAIKYFLANNFLVAEGNDPESDEGEVQQDKPKYTPPERREEIKEKIESNDGPATEVQIETIANGIAMLEEAKKPEADDYAALLETDLTAADAQTIIEAINTILGDDAA, via the coding sequence TTGAATATCTGGTTTTATGATATCGAAGTTTTTGCGCATGACTGGATAGCAGTTTTTAAGTGTAAAAACGACGATCACCATGAAATTATTCACAATGACCCTTTTAGAGTGGCACAACTGCTTGACATTAAAAAGCCGCTGTTATGCGGGTATAACAATAAGCACTACGACCAATGGATTTTAAGAGCCATCTATCATAATGCCGAACCGGAAAACGTCAAAGCACTCAATGATTTTATTATCAAAGAGGGACGAAATGATCCCTGGAATTTCCCGGGACTTGACAGTCACCTATCCCACCCCTGCAAACAGTTTGATCTTATGGACGACCTCGGCGGGGTGTTTCTCCGGTTAAAAGAAGCCGAAGGCAACCTCGGCATGGATATCGAAGAAACGGAAGTTGATTTCGATCTTAATCGCGCACTTACTCAACAGGAATTGGAACTTACTATAAAATACTGCTGTCATGACGTTGATGCAACCGAACGCCTTTTTGAAAAACGTAAAAAATACCTTGAAAGTAAAGTTGTTGTCGGCGGCATGAAAAACATTCCTCCGGAAGACGCTCTGAATCTTACAAACGCCAAATTGACAGCCTTATATCTTTGCGGACAAAACGCACGCCCTCAACCGTGTGAGGATGAGTTTGAATATGAATTTCCGGAAAATCTACTTATTGATAAATACCCCGAAGTAGTGGAATTCTTTGCAGAAATCGACCCCACCTATCAACGGACGCTAAATATCAGCATTGCCGGAACCCCGCATATTATCGCATGGGGCGGAATACATGGTGCGATTGAGCATTACAGCGAGGAAAGCACCGACCAAAGAAAAATTATGCACATCGATGTGACAAGCTATTATCCCTCATTAATGATTGTAAATCATCTTTTGAGCCGTGCGGCACAAGACCCGGAAGAATACAAAAATGTATATGATCAACGGGTAGCCGCTAAAAAAGCCGGGGATAAATCGACAGCGAACGCATTAAAGCTGATTCTTAATACCACCTACGGGGCAATGAAAAATAAATACAATCCTTTGTATGACCCTCATCAAGCTAACGCAGTTTGCATTTCAGGACAACTTTATTTGGTGGATTTGATTGAAAAATTAGAAAACATTCCGAGTTTTAAGCTGATTCAGTCTAATACAGATGGACTGATCGTCTCTTGCAACGTGGATTACATTCCTAAAATCACCCATCAAGTCAAGCGTTGGGAGGATCGCACCGGATTTTCAATGGGAATTGACGTAATCAAAAAAATAGTCCAGAAGGACGTGAATAATTATGTCTTGCTGGGAGCGCATGACGAAATCGAAGTCAAGGGAGGTTATGTATCTGATTATGAGGGCGGAAGTTTTAAACATAAGTCCCTTGTAATTGTTGCAAAAGCGGTAGTAGAAAACCTTTTGCACAGCGTCCCCCCTCTTCAGACAATCAATGATTGTACTAATCCGGAAGATTTTCAAATTATTGCGAAAGCCGGGAGTACATACGATAAAGTAATTTGGAAACGCAGCGGAAAAGATGTCACTGTGCAAAACGTAAATCGTATCTATGCCTCTACAGACAAAAAAGACGGTACCCTTTATAAAATCAAATTGGAAAAAGAAGGGCAGAAAGCGCGCAGTGATAAAATTGCCAATCTGCCGGATCACTGTTATATCGACAATACAGGAACTACCTCATTAGAAATGATTGATAAAAATTTTTATGTTGATTTTGCGCAAAAGCGCATTAATGATTATCTCGGCATTAAGCCGGAAAAAAAGGAGCGTAAAAAACGTATGACAAAAAAAGCTGCTGAAACAACTATGCCTGAAAAAGACGTATCAGAAACGATCCCCATAACCCTTCCCAAAAAAGAAGAGGTAATTATTTCCGGCCTCGGCGCAAAACTCATGAAGCTGCGCGAAGTAATGAACAGTTTCTCGTGGGAAAAAGATGGAATTAACCGTCACCAATCGTATACCTATTTTTCCGAAAAGCTTTATAAATCAAATTTTAAAAAGGCTCTGGACGCCGCAAATCTAGATTTCAAAGCTACTATGCTTGATTATCAGTTCATTCCGGCGATCAGCGACAAAATGAATATGATCATTGCCCGCTTCCAGTTTGAAATTATTGACCGAGAAACCGGTGAAAAGGAAAGTTATATTGCCGGCGGCAGCGGCAGTGACACACTGGATAAAGGACTTTACAAAGCATACACAGGAGCAATCAAATATTTCCTCGCCAATAATTTTCTCGTGGCGGAAGGAAATGATCCCGAAAGCGACGAGGGAGAAGTACAGCAGGACAAACCAAAATACACCCCTCCCGAAAGACGCGAGGAAATCAAGGAAAAAATCGAATCAAACGATGGTCCCGCTACGGAAGTGCAGATCGAAACCATTGCAAATGGAATTGCTATGCTGGAAGAAGCAAAGAAGCCCGAAGCTGACGACTATGCTGCTCTTTTAGAAACAGATCTCACAGCAGCAGACGCGCAGACCATCATCGAAGCTATTAATACCATTTTAGGAGATGATGCCGCGTGA
- the crcB gene encoding Putative fluoride ion transporter CrcB (Evidence 3 : Putative function from multiple computational evidences), which yields MRVGIIVMKLSKVLIVGFGGFLGAALRYVISTATAKYFGDFPLGTLIVNIFGGFIMGFIMEASSSAWPISANARMFLTTGMMGGLTTFSTFSYETLSFFSDGEYLMGGMNAGLNLFSALFACWLGKIVAHLWLH from the coding sequence TTGAGGGTTGGTATTATTGTTATGAAATTAAGCAAAGTTTTAATTGTTGGGTTTGGGGGATTTCTTGGTGCAGCACTGCGCTATGTAATTTCGACCGCTACAGCTAAATATTTTGGAGATTTTCCTCTGGGAACTCTGATTGTAAATATTTTTGGTGGATTTATTATGGGATTTATTATGGAGGCAAGTTCCAGTGCTTGGCCTATTTCTGCAAATGCCAGGATGTTTTTGACTACCGGAATGATGGGGGGACTTACTACTTTTTCTACCTTCAGCTATGAGACCCTTTCGTTTTTTTCCGACGGCGAATATCTGATGGGCGGAATGAATGCGGGATTAAACCTTTTTTCAGCTTTGTTTGCCTGCTGGCTTGGGAAAATAGTCGCCCACTTATGGTTACATTGA
- a CDS encoding protein of unknown function (Evidence 5 : Unknown function), protein MNEHKNTAPAVGAAQGGKETTNNLKVPQNEKFVKLSPEAEAKLNDLAAADPVGTMLDLFNAMRPHDLHPGTKIKLSCHGYTVSVKRDEADDG, encoded by the coding sequence ATGAATGAACATAAAAATACCGCCCCGGCTGTTGGAGCAGCGCAGGGCGGAAAGGAAACCACTAATAATTTAAAAGTACCGCAGAATGAGAAATTTGTCAAGCTCTCTCCGGAAGCAGAAGCAAAATTAAACGATCTGGCCGCGGCTGATCCGGTCGGGACGATGCTTGATCTATTTAATGCCATGCGTCCGCATGACCTGCACCCCGGCACAAAAATCAAGCTGAGCTGTCACGGGTACACGGTATCCGTTAAGAGGGATGAGGCAGACGATGGTTAA
- a CDS encoding protein of unknown function (Evidence 5 : Unknown function), producing MSFSPARVVQNFRGLALLNSAPNPPDGPYTVGCTCCGRVGYHDRTQTGAVENWEAGRYLYGPVHG from the coding sequence ATGTCTTTCTCTCCTGCCCGTGTGGTGCAAAATTTCCGCGGGTTGGCATTATTAAACAGCGCGCCAAATCCCCCAGACGGTCCGTATACCGTCGGCTGTACCTGCTGTGGACGTGTAGGTTATCACGATCGCACGCAAACGGGTGCCGTTGAGAACTGGGAAGCTGGGAGGTATCTGTATGGACCAGTACACGGCTAA
- a CDS encoding conserved protein of unknown function (Evidence 4 : Unknown function but conserved in other organisms): protein MIKYYQHQLKEIELLSSHSFFALFAEQGTGKTLPTLQHILNLIVSGKITTALIICPKSVMGSWERDIKKFSSIYQRMLQKAVQIINYDLVWRRPEYLRSWGCVVLDESHFIKHRTSRRSKFILKLGRLAKYRYILTGTPVGNSHWEELWSQFNFLDPAIFGKYSQFEKQYCILNQYYKPYRYIHVDDIRQQIAPYVFSVRKNECLDLPNKLPPERYSIELKEKKLYKEMLKNYIEELDIEAKNPLARLTKLRQMCSGFVPDENKSLHTLKCEKQSALNDFLENWDSKLVIFAEYKQSIKDIRAVLSKHKIKAVTLDGEQKDKNIWKNFQANPEIQVIVCQYRSAAQGIDLFAADTILFYEPTLSSQIFEQACDRIHRVGQTQKCSYILFETAGTIETKMWNSLQRHHDFDESELWNALKEVQKNE, encoded by the coding sequence ATGATTAAGTATTATCAGCATCAACTCAAAGAGATTGAGTTACTCTCCTCGCATTCCTTCTTTGCACTCTTTGCGGAACAGGGCACCGGCAAAACGCTTCCAACATTACAGCACATCCTTAATTTAATTGTAAGCGGTAAAATCACCACCGCCCTTATTATTTGTCCAAAGTCCGTTATGGGTAGCTGGGAACGCGATATTAAAAAATTTTCCTCCATCTATCAGCGAATGCTTCAAAAAGCGGTACAAATCATCAATTATGATCTTGTATGGCGGCGCCCGGAATACCTGCGTTCCTGGGGATGTGTGGTATTGGACGAAAGTCATTTTATTAAACACCGAACGAGCCGCCGATCAAAATTCATTCTTAAACTTGGCCGCCTTGCAAAATACCGTTACATATTAACCGGCACGCCGGTCGGAAATAGTCACTGGGAAGAACTTTGGAGTCAGTTTAATTTTTTAGATCCGGCAATTTTCGGAAAGTACAGTCAGTTCGAGAAGCAATACTGCATTTTGAATCAATATTATAAACCCTATCGGTATATTCACGTAGACGATATCAGACAACAAATTGCTCCTTATGTATTTTCAGTGCGAAAAAATGAGTGCCTGGATTTACCGAACAAGCTGCCCCCGGAACGATATAGTATTGAGCTCAAAGAAAAAAAGCTCTACAAAGAAATGCTCAAAAATTATATTGAAGAATTGGATATCGAAGCCAAAAACCCTCTTGCCCGCCTTACAAAATTGCGGCAGATGTGTTCCGGATTTGTGCCGGACGAAAATAAATCCCTCCATACTCTAAAATGCGAAAAGCAATCCGCACTTAATGATTTTCTGGAAAATTGGGACAGTAAACTGGTGATCTTTGCGGAATACAAACAGAGCATTAAGGATATTCGGGCGGTACTCTCAAAGCACAAAATTAAAGCCGTAACGCTGGATGGTGAGCAAAAAGATAAAAATATCTGGAAAAATTTTCAGGCCAACCCCGAAATTCAAGTAATTGTCTGTCAATATCGCAGTGCAGCGCAAGGAATCGATTTATTTGCCGCTGACACGATCCTTTTTTACGAACCTACACTTTCCAGCCAAATATTTGAACAGGCGTGTGATCGTATTCATCGTGTCGGGCAAACACAAAAATGCAGCTATATCTTATTTGAAACTGCCGGAACAATCGAAACTAAAATGTGGAACTCATTACAACGGCATCATGATTTTGACGAGTCAGAACTTTGGAATGCACTGAAGGAGGTACAGAAAAACGAATAA
- a CDS encoding protein of unknown function (Evidence 5 : Unknown function) encodes MNLFEYIGLVAVITIAIRAIKAISIEHYRQKAMKAWDHEQRQIDRTKSQNRQEMRRSYE; translated from the coding sequence ATGAATCTATTTGAGTACATCGGCCTCGTCGCAGTAATCACAATTGCGATCCGCGCCATTAAAGCGATCTCGATCGAGCATTACCGCCAGAAGGCCATGAAAGCCTGGGATCATGAGCAACGGCAAATTGATCGCACAAAATCACAAAATCGGCAAGAAATGAGGCGCAGCTATGAATGA